In Methylobacterium aquaticum, the following are encoded in one genomic region:
- a CDS encoding helicase HerA domain-containing protein, giving the protein MSDALDALRRVNFDWVRTLDSVWLDAEPTGAPNEALIPGLVAALNAQEQGSRPRGRVLVGEPGIGKTHLVGQIRREVWESGGWFVLLDVLGLTDFWRSAALSYLTALMQPMPDGRRQSDAVLAGVARRFKVEGQVEQAFNTPNIDTRKIVDLLVRALMHVDTVRALKHQDVFRALCLLRSQDLAAVGLAHAWLQGYDADPAARAGLGFTMPPPPPVELVRGMAWIMGLSGPTLVALDQIDGVVDASRLTLDDDFEAGPGLAEMLAAGLMELHDGGGRGMTLVTCLTDSWRRLQERGMKSAFDRFEPPMLLTGMNTPAATAALIRGRLAPAYAEAGFTPPSPTWPFSETAIAAASRVAMRPRTLLMRCDAFRRDCLAQGIVAPCDDLNEPTVKTPPPTQEPIFDLDEAWRNADLTGLLDDEDAGLGELLRAAFDLYALEDDPHDAVDVVSKGEPEQRLPPLHGRLTFLHRDENDRERHVCYRALLQPHPIAFQARLRAALTASGISSKIPGRDLLLVRRGPVPAGTKTGTLVSRFVAAGGMLIDPSDDDLRTFVALRSLRDGALRDGCFDRFEGWMRETLPVRGTAFFRRIGLSGDGAEAQGGRGRRGRDVPPPLPPRQPGRSADSSDPGPEPETRPAGTEPGTSARLPPETALRPAVPTHAFETVARVADAPSPEKPAPKEPAPKEPMPRRVAPPLPPESVPDAIPVGHRITPDAPAVALPLRLLPRHTAIIAGSGSGKTVLLRRLVEEAALAGIPAIVVDPNNDLSRLGDAWPERPDKFTPEDDRKAGLYAERVEVVVWTPGIHAGNPLFLPAMPDLAASDDRDERAQAIEMAAETLGPLAGATKNLQRGVLADALRAFAGRGGGTLGAFTELLADLPDGTSQIGKATNLAADMADQLRAAVATNPLLRIEGAVLDPSRLFFGPDRDKTRISVVNLSGLASEAAREDFVNRLQMALFGWIKKNPSPRGLLYVVDEAQTFLPSGRTPPSLGSGIKLVAQGRKYGLGMIVATQVPRGIHNQVVSNCTTQFFGRQSAPATIAAAQEIMAASGGAAPDIGRLGAGEFYFATEGSGRPAKLRTPFCLSHHPANPPTPEQVIARARASAGGMEAARDG; this is encoded by the coding sequence ATGAGCGACGCCCTCGACGCCCTGCGCCGCGTCAACTTCGACTGGGTGCGCACCCTCGACAGCGTCTGGCTCGATGCCGAGCCGACCGGGGCACCGAACGAGGCACTGATTCCGGGGCTCGTCGCGGCGCTCAACGCGCAGGAGCAGGGCAGCCGCCCGCGCGGCCGGGTGCTCGTCGGCGAGCCGGGCATCGGCAAGACCCACCTCGTCGGCCAGATCCGGCGCGAGGTCTGGGAATCCGGCGGCTGGTTCGTGCTCCTCGACGTGCTGGGGCTGACCGATTTCTGGCGCAGCGCGGCGCTGAGCTATCTCACCGCCCTGATGCAGCCGATGCCGGACGGACGACGCCAGTCCGATGCGGTGCTGGCCGGGGTCGCGCGCCGCTTCAAGGTCGAGGGGCAGGTCGAGCAGGCCTTCAACACGCCCAACATCGACACCCGGAAAATCGTCGACCTGCTGGTCCGGGCGCTGATGCACGTCGATACGGTGCGGGCGCTCAAGCACCAGGACGTCTTCCGGGCCCTGTGCCTGCTGCGCTCGCAGGACCTCGCCGCCGTCGGCCTCGCCCATGCCTGGCTGCAGGGCTACGACGCCGATCCGGCCGCCCGGGCCGGCCTCGGCTTCACCATGCCGCCGCCCCCGCCGGTGGAACTCGTCCGCGGCATGGCGTGGATCATGGGATTGAGCGGCCCGACCCTCGTCGCCCTCGACCAGATCGACGGCGTGGTCGATGCGAGCCGCCTGACCCTCGACGACGATTTCGAGGCCGGCCCCGGCCTCGCCGAGATGCTGGCCGCGGGCTTGATGGAGCTGCATGACGGCGGCGGCCGCGGCATGACGCTGGTCACCTGCCTGACGGATTCGTGGCGGCGGCTGCAGGAGCGCGGAATGAAATCCGCCTTCGACCGGTTCGAGCCGCCGATGCTGCTGACCGGGATGAACACGCCGGCGGCGACCGCCGCGCTGATTCGTGGCCGCCTCGCGCCCGCCTATGCCGAGGCCGGCTTCACGCCGCCTTCCCCGACCTGGCCGTTCAGCGAGACGGCCATCGCCGCCGCGTCCCGCGTCGCGATGCGGCCGCGCACGCTGCTGATGCGATGCGACGCCTTTCGCCGCGACTGCCTGGCTCAGGGCATCGTCGCGCCCTGCGACGACCTCAACGAGCCGACCGTCAAGACGCCGCCACCCACCCAGGAGCCGATCTTCGACCTCGACGAGGCTTGGCGCAACGCCGACCTCACCGGCCTCCTCGACGACGAGGATGCCGGGCTCGGCGAATTGCTGCGCGCCGCCTTCGATCTCTACGCCCTCGAGGACGACCCGCACGACGCGGTCGACGTGGTGAGCAAGGGCGAGCCCGAGCAACGGCTGCCGCCCCTGCACGGACGGCTCACCTTCCTCCACCGCGACGAGAACGACCGCGAGCGCCACGTCTGCTACCGCGCCCTGCTCCAGCCGCATCCGATCGCCTTCCAGGCCCGCCTGCGCGCCGCGCTCACCGCCTCGGGCATCTCGTCCAAAATTCCGGGCCGGGACTTGCTGCTGGTGCGCCGCGGCCCGGTGCCGGCGGGCACCAAGACCGGCACCCTGGTCAGCCGTTTCGTCGCCGCGGGCGGCATGCTGATCGACCCGTCGGACGACGACCTGCGCACCTTCGTGGCCCTGCGCTCCTTGCGCGACGGGGCGTTGCGGGACGGGTGCTTCGACCGGTTCGAGGGCTGGATGCGCGAGACCCTGCCGGTGCGCGGGACCGCGTTCTTCCGCAGGATCGGCCTGTCGGGCGACGGCGCGGAGGCGCAAGGAGGGCGGGGGCGGCGTGGCCGTGACGTCCCGCCGCCGCTGCCGCCGCGCCAGCCGGGACGATCGGCCGATTCGTCGGATCCAGGTCCCGAGCCGGAGACGAGGCCGGCCGGCACCGAGCCCGGCACGTCTGCGCGGCTCCCCCCGGAGACCGCGCTGCGCCCCGCCGTACCGACCCATGCCTTCGAGACGGTGGCGCGGGTCGCAGACGCCCCGTCACCTGAGAAACCCGCCCCCAAGGAGCCCGCCCCCAAGGAGCCGATGCCCCGGCGGGTAGCTCCCCCGCTCCCGCCGGAATCGGTCCCCGACGCCATCCCGGTCGGCCACCGCATCACCCCCGACGCGCCCGCCGTCGCCCTGCCCTTGCGGCTCCTGCCGCGCCACACCGCGATCATCGCCGGCTCCGGCTCGGGCAAGACCGTGCTGCTGCGGCGCCTGGTCGAGGAGGCGGCGCTCGCCGGCATCCCGGCGATCGTGGTCGATCCCAACAACGACCTGTCGCGCCTCGGCGATGCCTGGCCGGAGCGACCGGACAAATTCACGCCGGAGGACGACCGCAAGGCCGGTCTCTACGCCGAGCGGGTCGAGGTGGTGGTGTGGACGCCGGGCATCCATGCCGGCAACCCGCTCTTCCTCCCGGCGATGCCGGACCTCGCCGCGAGCGACGACCGCGACGAGCGGGCCCAGGCGATCGAGATGGCGGCCGAGACCCTGGGTCCGCTCGCCGGCGCGACGAAGAACCTCCAGCGCGGCGTCCTCGCCGATGCCCTTCGGGCCTTCGCGGGCCGGGGCGGCGGGACGCTCGGCGCCTTCACCGAGCTGCTCGCCGATCTGCCGGACGGCACCAGCCAGATCGGCAAGGCGACGAATCTCGCCGCCGACATGGCGGACCAGCTGCGCGCCGCGGTGGCCACCAACCCGCTCCTGCGGATCGAGGGCGCGGTGCTCGATCCCTCACGGCTGTTCTTCGGCCCGGACCGCGACAAGACCCGGATCTCGGTCGTCAACCTGTCGGGCCTCGCCTCGGAGGCGGCGCGGGAGGATTTCGTCAACCGGCTCCAGATGGCTTTGTTCGGCTGGATCAAGAAGAACCCGTCGCCCCGGGGCCTGCTCTACGTGGTCGACGAGGCGCAGACCTTCCTGCCCTCGGGACGCACGCCGCCGAGCCTCGGCAGCGGCATCAAGCTGGTGGCGCAGGGGCGCAAATACGGCCTCGGGATGATCGTGGCGACGCAGGTGCCGCGGGGCATCCACAACCAGGTCGTGTCGAACTGCACGACGCAGTTCTTCGGCCGCCAGAGCGCCCCGGCGACCATCGCGGCGGCCCAGGAGATCATGGCGGCGAGCGGCGGGGCGGCACCCGATATCGGCCGGCTCGGGGCGGGCGAGTTCTACTTTGCCACCGAGGGCTCGGGGCGGCCGGCGAAGCTCCGCACGCCGTTCTGCCTCAGCCACCACCCGGCGAACCCGCCGACGCCCGAGCAGGTGATCGCCCGGGCCAGGGCGAGCGCCGGCGGGATGGAGGCCGCGCGGGACGGATGA
- a CDS encoding endonuclease domain-containing protein, translated as MCRSGESTATTRPRLTPAALARRAAGLARGERLTVIGLTRDGVGEALAAGEVDRAALLVATEDPRSSAAVIDRLLDDLAELALARWPDWRDDAAPDVSASDVSAPWRKAAATAAASGRPPRFRRMARALECGQLLRAVDPGSVILVAEVDPVSPARARAVIEALEWCAGHGAACLFALPAEPPDTPPYDRILYGAVAIGRAKAPVAERFIAPRSRAHPASESERRVEAALAGDPELAGLFAGNELVAVAGHGRQPRVDLVCRRHRIVVEIDGPEHQASPKFGQDRHRDYELLVAGYLVLRLTNDEVAADLQRAVEKIRAVVRLRRLPSTHLSFAGDTTR; from the coding sequence GTGTGCAGGTCCGGAGAGAGCACAGCCACGACCCGGCCGCGCCTGACGCCGGCCGCGCTCGCGCGCCGCGCCGCCGGCCTCGCGCGCGGCGAGCGCCTCACGGTCATCGGCCTCACGCGCGACGGCGTCGGCGAGGCGCTGGCGGCCGGCGAGGTCGATCGCGCCGCGCTCCTCGTCGCCACGGAAGATCCACGCAGCAGCGCCGCGGTGATCGACCGCCTGCTCGACGATCTCGCCGAGCTGGCGCTCGCCCGTTGGCCGGATTGGCGCGACGACGCGGCGCCGGACGTCTCGGCTTCCGATGTCTCGGCACCTTGGCGCAAGGCGGCGGCGACGGCGGCGGCCTCCGGGCGGCCGCCCAGGTTCCGCAGGATGGCGCGGGCGCTCGAATGCGGGCAGCTGCTGCGGGCGGTCGATCCCGGCAGCGTGATCCTGGTGGCGGAGGTCGATCCGGTCTCGCCGGCGCGGGCGCGGGCGGTGATCGAGGCGCTGGAATGGTGCGCAGGCCACGGCGCGGCCTGCCTGTTCGCCCTGCCGGCCGAGCCGCCCGACACCCCGCCCTACGACCGCATCCTCTACGGCGCCGTCGCGATCGGCCGCGCAAAGGCGCCAGTGGCGGAGCGGTTCATCGCGCCGCGCTCGCGCGCCCACCCGGCCAGCGAATCCGAGCGGCGGGTCGAGGCGGCGCTGGCGGGCGACCCGGAACTCGCCGGCCTGTTTGCCGGCAACGAGCTCGTCGCGGTGGCGGGCCACGGCCGGCAGCCGCGGGTCGACCTGGTCTGCCGCCGGCACCGCATCGTCGTCGAGATCGACGGGCCGGAGCACCAGGCGAGCCCGAAATTCGGCCAGGACCGCCACCGCGACTACGAATTGCTGGTCGCCGGCTACCTCGTGCTGCGCCTCACCAACGACGAGGTCGCGGCCGACCTGCAGCGCGCGGTCGAGAAGATCCGCGCCGTGGTCCGGCTGCGCCGCCTCCCCTCGACACACCTTTCTTTCGCCGGAGACACGACCCGATGA
- a CDS encoding L-dopachrome tautomerase-related protein, producing the protein MTSHAGARFGLALFLLAGVAPATARAEGAPQGAPARLDKVASFAHQVTGVTVARDGRIFVNFPRWSEDAPVSVAEVKDGKPVPYPDAGWNSWRNAKKDEIDPKSHFVCVQSVVADAQDRLWVVDAAAPAMGAVVKDGPKLVGIDLKTNQVVKTIPFDTATVLQASYINDVRISPDGKTAYLTDSGAEGALIVVDIDSGAARRVLSGHASTMPDKSVTVTYDGRPLRRPDGRGVEFSADGIALSPDGKTLYWQAIKGKTLYSLPTEALTGWATATVVPEMFTDRTLGSKIVTVGENGPADGLLISRKDGRMYVTSPQDDAVKVRDLANGGAGLTTLVQDRQLRWPDTFSEGPDGTIYVTTSHIQDSADYKPGAPISLPTELWAIRTGPAATGSTGAAPAR; encoded by the coding sequence ATGACGAGTCATGCCGGCGCCCGCTTCGGGCTCGCCCTGTTCCTCCTCGCCGGTGTCGCGCCGGCCACCGCCCGCGCCGAAGGCGCTCCTCAAGGGGCCCCTGCCCGCCTCGACAAGGTCGCGAGCTTCGCTCACCAGGTCACCGGCGTCACGGTGGCGCGCGACGGCCGGATCTTCGTCAACTTCCCGCGCTGGAGCGAGGACGCGCCGGTCTCGGTGGCGGAAGTGAAGGACGGCAAGCCGGTGCCTTATCCGGATGCCGGCTGGAATTCCTGGCGCAACGCGAAGAAGGACGAGATCGACCCCAAGTCCCACTTCGTCTGCGTGCAGAGCGTGGTGGCGGATGCCCAGGACCGGCTCTGGGTGGTGGATGCCGCCGCACCGGCAATGGGAGCGGTGGTCAAGGATGGGCCGAAGCTCGTCGGCATCGACCTGAAGACCAACCAGGTGGTCAAGACGATCCCGTTCGATACCGCGACGGTGCTGCAGGCCTCCTACATCAATGACGTGCGGATCTCGCCCGATGGCAAAACCGCCTATCTCACCGATTCCGGCGCCGAGGGTGCCCTGATCGTCGTCGACATCGACAGCGGTGCGGCGAGGCGCGTCCTGTCGGGCCACGCCTCGACCATGCCGGACAAGAGCGTGACCGTGACCTATGACGGCCGACCCCTGCGGCGGCCGGACGGGCGCGGCGTCGAGTTCTCGGCCGACGGCATCGCCCTCTCGCCGGACGGCAAGACGCTGTACTGGCAGGCGATCAAGGGCAAGACGCTCTACAGCCTGCCGACCGAGGCGCTCACCGGCTGGGCGACCGCCACCGTCGTGCCCGAGATGTTCACCGACCGGACGCTGGGGTCCAAGATCGTCACGGTCGGCGAGAACGGACCGGCCGACGGCCTGCTGATCTCCCGCAAGGACGGACGGATGTACGTGACCTCGCCGCAGGACGACGCGGTCAAGGTGCGCGACCTCGCCAATGGCGGCGCCGGTCTGACCACCCTGGTCCAGGACAGGCAGCTGCGCTGGCCCGACACCTTCAGCGAAGGCCCGGACGGCACGATCTACGTCACCACCTCGCACATCCAGGACTCGGCCGACTACAAGCCCGGCGCCCCGATCAGTCTGCCGACGGAATTGTGGGCGATCCGGACGGGACCGGCGGCGACGGGGTCGACGGGCGCCGCGCCGGCCCGATAG
- a CDS encoding LLM class flavin-dependent oxidoreductase: MTDGTMRLGAFFYATGHHVAGWRHPSSEADGGIVLDRYVGWAKRAEAAKFDLIFLEDGTGIRDADLRSSERTARSTHFEPVTLLSALAAVTSRIGLVATTSTSFNEPYNVARRFASLDHLSGGRAGWNLVTSATDLEAANFGNDKISRHADRYERAEEFVDVVLGLWNTWDDDAVVIDKASGQFSKPDGFRPLDHRGKHFEVRGPLNIARTPQGQPVLVQAGSSGPGKDLAARTAEIVFTANQTLDEAVEFARDLKGRMPRFGRSPDDLKVMPGLFPVVGRSEAEARDKFEALQALIDPVVGLALLGRMVGHDLSGFDPDGPVPDLPATEGLKSRQQLMLDLARREGLSLRQLYLRIAGARGHSQIIGTPTQIVDEMEARFRAGGADGFNIMPPTLPGGLDDFIELVLPELRRRGLFRTEYEGTTLRSHLGSRPPAGYGPGQAARG, translated from the coding sequence ATGACAGACGGTACGATGCGCCTCGGCGCCTTCTTCTACGCCACCGGCCACCACGTCGCCGGCTGGCGTCACCCGTCGAGCGAGGCCGATGGCGGGATCGTCCTCGACCGCTATGTCGGATGGGCCAAGCGCGCCGAGGCCGCCAAGTTCGACCTGATCTTCCTCGAGGACGGCACCGGCATCCGCGATGCCGACCTGCGCTCCAGCGAGCGCACCGCCCGCTCGACCCATTTCGAGCCCGTCACCCTGCTGTCGGCGTTGGCGGCGGTCACGAGCCGCATCGGCCTCGTCGCCACCACCTCGACGAGCTTCAACGAGCCCTACAACGTCGCCCGCCGCTTCGCCTCCCTCGACCACTTGAGCGGCGGCCGCGCCGGCTGGAACCTCGTCACCTCCGCTACCGACCTCGAAGCTGCGAATTTCGGCAACGACAAGATTTCCCGCCACGCCGATCGCTACGAGCGGGCGGAAGAATTCGTCGACGTGGTGCTGGGCCTGTGGAACACTTGGGACGACGATGCGGTCGTGATCGACAAGGCCTCGGGCCAGTTCTCGAAGCCCGACGGGTTCCGGCCCCTCGACCACAGGGGCAAGCATTTCGAGGTCCGGGGTCCGCTCAACATCGCGCGCACGCCGCAGGGGCAGCCGGTGCTGGTCCAGGCCGGCTCGTCGGGTCCGGGCAAGGATCTGGCGGCGCGCACCGCCGAGATCGTGTTTACGGCGAACCAGACCCTCGACGAGGCAGTGGAGTTCGCCCGCGACCTGAAGGGACGGATGCCCCGCTTCGGCCGCTCGCCCGACGACCTCAAGGTCATGCCCGGGCTGTTTCCGGTGGTCGGCCGCTCCGAGGCGGAAGCGCGGGACAAGTTCGAGGCCTTGCAGGCGCTGATCGACCCGGTGGTGGGGCTGGCGCTCCTCGGCCGCATGGTCGGGCACGACCTCTCGGGCTTCGATCCGGACGGCCCGGTGCCGGACCTGCCCGCCACCGAGGGGCTGAAGTCGCGCCAGCAACTGATGCTCGACCTCGCCCGGCGCGAGGGATTGAGCCTGCGCCAGCTCTACCTGCGCATCGCGGGCGCCCGGGGCCACTCCCAGATCATCGGCACCCCGACGCAGATCGTCGACGAGATGGAGGCGCGCTTCCGGGCAGGCGGCGCGGACGGCTTCAACATCATGCCGCCGACCCTGCCGGGCGGGCTCGACGACTTCATCGAACTCGTTTTGCCCGAGCTGCGCCGCCGCGGCCTGTTCCGGACCGAGTACGAAGGCACCACCCTGCGCTCCCATCTCGGTTCGCGCCCGCCCGCCGGCTACGGTCCGGGACAGGCGGCTCGCGGATAA
- the metB gene encoding cystathionine gamma-synthase: MARDRECDVADENRRAETIAAANGIGTDTAFGAVTPPLYLSTTYTFAEFEKARAYDYARLGNPTRDQLADTLAKLEGGARAVVVSSGMAALDLALSPLRPGDLLVAPHDCYGGTHRLLSMRAARGHYRVAFVDQTDEAALNAALAEGARIVLTETPSNPLMRITDIRRVAALAKAAGALFIVDNTFLSPALQRPLALGADLVVHSTTKFLNGHSDVIGGAVIAADASLGDELAAWANTVGVTGSPFDAYLTLRGVRTLFPRIERQSRNAAAVAAFLDAHPAVARVYYPGLPGHPGHALARSQQSGFGAMLSAELAGGREAVRRLVGALRVFSLAESLGGVESLIAHPVTMTHAAMDPEARERAGVGHGLVRLSVGLEAEEDLLGDLAQALDAVARS; this comes from the coding sequence ATGGCGCGAGACCGGGAGTGCGACGTGGCGGACGAGAACAGGCGGGCGGAGACGATCGCCGCCGCGAACGGGATCGGGACGGACACGGCCTTCGGCGCGGTGACCCCGCCGCTCTACCTCTCGACCACCTATACCTTCGCGGAGTTCGAGAAGGCGCGGGCCTACGATTACGCCCGCCTCGGCAACCCGACCCGCGACCAGCTCGCCGACACCCTGGCGAAGCTGGAGGGCGGGGCCCGCGCGGTGGTGGTGTCGAGCGGCATGGCGGCCCTCGACCTCGCCCTGTCCCCGTTGCGTCCCGGCGACCTCCTGGTGGCGCCGCACGATTGTTACGGCGGCACCCACCGGCTGCTCTCGATGCGCGCCGCCAGGGGTCACTACCGCGTCGCCTTCGTCGACCAGACCGACGAGGCCGCGCTGAACGCCGCCCTGGCCGAGGGCGCGCGGATCGTGCTGACCGAGACGCCCAGCAACCCGCTGATGCGCATCACCGATATCCGCCGCGTCGCCGCCCTGGCGAAGGCGGCGGGTGCGCTCTTTATCGTCGACAACACCTTCCTGTCCCCGGCCCTGCAGCGGCCGCTGGCGCTCGGCGCCGACCTCGTCGTCCACTCGACGACGAAGTTCCTCAACGGCCATTCCGACGTGATCGGCGGCGCGGTGATCGCCGCCGACGCGAGCCTCGGCGACGAGCTCGCCGCCTGGGCCAACACCGTCGGGGTCACCGGCTCGCCCTTCGATGCCTACCTGACCTTGCGCGGCGTGCGCACGCTGTTTCCCCGCATCGAGCGCCAGAGCCGCAACGCCGCCGCGGTCGCCGCCTTCCTCGACGCGCATCCGGCGGTGGCCCGGGTCTATTATCCGGGGCTTCCCGGCCATCCCGGCCACGCGCTCGCCCGAAGCCAGCAGAGCGGCTTCGGGGCGATGCTGAGCGCCGAGCTCGCCGGCGGGCGCGAGGCGGTGCGCCGGCTCGTCGGAGCCTTGCGGGTCTTCAGCCTCGCCGAGTCGCTCGGCGGGGTCGAGAGCCTGATCGCCCATCCGGTGACCATGACCCATGCCGCCATGGATCCGGAGGCGCGGGAGCGGGCCGGCGTCGGCCACGGGCTGGTGCGGCTCTCGGTCGGGCTGGAGGCGGAGGAGGATCTCCTGGGCGATCTCGCCCAGGCGCTCGACGCGGTCGCCCGCTCCTGA
- a CDS encoding NADPH-dependent oxidoreductase: MTKTEERDRALQARYGAGAAAPDIAWNDVVAGLLAHRTVRAFRPDPLPDGTLATLVAAAQSAPSSSNLQTWSVVAVEDEAAKRRLAQVAGGQRHVAEAPLVLVWLADLARLGALGRDQDKPTDGLDYLEMLMVGVVDAALAAQNATVALESLGLGSVYIGALRNDPEAVAELLGLPPNVVAVFGLCVGWPDPERPAAVKPRLPQEVVLHRGRYDPTLATGAIAAYDAAMAVFQAGQRMPEVGWSGAALERVRGPGSLSGRDRLRGILERRGFGLK; the protein is encoded by the coding sequence ATGACCAAGACCGAGGAACGCGACCGGGCCTTGCAGGCCCGCTACGGCGCGGGTGCCGCCGCTCCCGACATCGCCTGGAACGACGTCGTCGCGGGGCTGCTCGCCCACCGCACCGTGCGGGCGTTCCGGCCCGATCCGCTCCCCGACGGGACCCTGGCGACGCTCGTCGCCGCGGCGCAATCGGCGCCGAGTTCGTCGAACCTCCAGACCTGGAGCGTCGTCGCGGTGGAGGACGAAGCCGCCAAGAGGCGCCTGGCGCAGGTGGCGGGCGGGCAGCGCCACGTCGCCGAGGCGCCCCTGGTGCTGGTCTGGCTCGCCGATCTGGCGCGCCTCGGCGCCCTCGGCCGCGACCAGGACAAGCCGACGGACGGGCTCGACTATCTCGAGATGCTGATGGTCGGCGTGGTCGACGCGGCTCTGGCGGCCCAGAACGCCACCGTGGCGCTCGAATCCCTCGGCCTCGGCTCGGTCTATATCGGGGCCCTGCGCAACGACCCGGAGGCGGTGGCCGAACTGCTCGGCCTGCCCCCGAACGTGGTCGCGGTGTTCGGGTTGTGCGTCGGCTGGCCCGATCCGGAGCGACCGGCCGCCGTGAAGCCGCGCCTGCCGCAAGAGGTCGTGCTGCATCGCGGCCGCTACGACCCCACCCTCGCGACAGGGGCGATCGCGGCCTACGACGCGGCGATGGCGGTGTTCCAGGCAGGCCAGCGCATGCCGGAGGTCGGCTGGAGCGGGGCCGCCCTGGAGCGGGTGCGCGGCCCCGGCTCGCTCAGCGGCCGCGACCGGTTGCGCGGGATCCTGGAGCGGCGCGGCTTCGGGCTGAAATAA
- a CDS encoding type II secretion system F family protein codes for MLAAIAAAATVFTLAQPFVEPDRLGARLKGVGKERDRIRLRERERLNQKASLRQEPKAYMKRVVERLHLGDWLGTEHAKNSLMMAGHRGPQAEIGFLFFRLVVPIAFFVLAVFYLFVLEVVKQPVLIRFGMVVVALYLGIKAPELFLRNQISKRQAIIKRNWPDALDLLLICVESGMAIEAAFRRVGVEIANQCMTLAEEMALTTAELSYLSDRRIAYENLANRTGLESVKNITTALIQAERYGTPVGQALRVLSQESRDQRMNEAEKKAAALPPKLTVPMILFFLPVLFVVILTPAMVQVFSVK; via the coding sequence ATGCTCGCCGCCATCGCCGCCGCCGCCACGGTCTTCACCCTGGCCCAGCCCTTCGTCGAGCCTGACCGGCTCGGCGCCCGCCTGAAGGGCGTCGGCAAGGAGCGCGACCGCATCCGCCTGCGCGAGCGGGAGCGCCTGAACCAGAAGGCATCCCTGCGCCAGGAGCCCAAGGCCTACATGAAGCGGGTGGTCGAACGGCTGCATCTCGGCGACTGGCTCGGCACCGAGCACGCCAAGAACAGCCTGATGATGGCGGGGCATCGCGGCCCGCAGGCCGAGATCGGGTTCCTGTTCTTCCGCCTGGTGGTCCCGATCGCCTTCTTCGTCCTGGCGGTGTTCTACCTGTTCGTGCTGGAGGTGGTGAAGCAGCCGGTGCTGATCCGCTTCGGCATGGTGGTGGTGGCGCTCTATCTCGGCATCAAGGCGCCCGAGCTGTTCCTGCGCAACCAGATCTCCAAGCGCCAGGCGATCATCAAGCGCAACTGGCCGGATGCCCTCGACCTCCTGCTGATCTGCGTCGAATCCGGCATGGCGATCGAGGCGGCGTTCCGGCGCGTCGGCGTCGAGATCGCCAACCAGTGCATGACGCTGGCCGAGGAGATGGCGCTGACCACCGCCGAACTGTCCTATCTGAGCGACCGGCGCATCGCCTACGAGAACCTCGCCAACCGCACCGGCCTCGAATCGGTGAAAAACATCACCACGGCGCTGATCCAGGCGGAACGCTACGGTACCCCGGTCGGCCAGGCCCTGCGGGTGCTGTCCCAGGAGAGCCGCGACCAACGGATGAACGAGGCCGAGAAGAAGGCCGCCGCCCTGCCGCCGAAGCTCACCGTGCCGATGATCCTGTTCTTCCTGCCGGTGCTGTTCGTGGTGATCCTCACCCCCGCCATGGTCCAGGTGTTCAGCGTCAAGTAG
- a CDS encoding type II secretion system F family protein, whose product MIELDAAIAAGLLAVSAVALASAVVVPLLPSEARASKRQQALVGQRQAAERVQAVSRRDQVAKSLKEIEDKEKKVRVSLDLRLTQAGLSIGKKQFYVFSALGGLLVGVFGLLFSGDMLMALGLAFAAGLGLPRWILSYLRKRRMARFILELPNAMDVIVRGIRSGLPVGDCLRMIAREANEPVKSEFRAMVEAQAVGVSLGEAVGRLYERMPVPEANFFAIVIGIQQKSGGNLSEALGNLSRVLRERRKMAEKVKAMSMEAKASAAIIASLPFVVAGLAYLTSPDYISLLWTTSTGHIALACSAVWMVVGVFVMKQMISFDI is encoded by the coding sequence GTGATCGAGCTCGACGCCGCGATCGCGGCCGGCCTGCTCGCGGTGAGCGCGGTGGCGCTCGCCTCGGCGGTGGTGGTCCCGCTCCTGCCGAGCGAGGCCCGGGCCAGCAAGCGCCAGCAGGCCCTGGTGGGCCAGCGCCAGGCCGCCGAGCGCGTGCAGGCGGTGAGCCGCCGCGACCAGGTCGCCAAGAGCCTCAAGGAGATCGAGGACAAGGAGAAGAAGGTTCGCGTCAGCCTCGACCTGCGGCTGACCCAGGCGGGCCTGTCCATCGGCAAGAAGCAGTTCTACGTCTTCAGCGCGCTCGGCGGCCTCCTGGTCGGGGTCTTCGGCCTGCTGTTCAGCGGCGACATGCTGATGGCGCTCGGCCTGGCCTTCGCGGCGGGCCTCGGCCTGCCGCGCTGGATCCTGTCCTACCTGCGCAAGCGCCGGATGGCGCGCTTCATCCTCGAACTGCCCAACGCCATGGACGTGATCGTGCGCGGCATCCGCTCGGGTCTTCCGGTCGGCGACTGCCTGCGGATGATCGCCCGCGAGGCGAACGAGCCGGTCAAGAGCGAGTTCCGGGCGATGGTCGAGGCCCAGGCCGTCGGCGTCTCGCTGGGGGAGGCGGTGGGGCGCCTCTACGAGCGGATGCCGGTGCCGGAGGCGAACTTCTTCGCCATCGTGATCGGCATCCAGCAGAAATCCGGCGGCAACCTCTCGGAGGCCCTGGGCAACCTCTCGCGGGTGCTGCGCGAGCGGCGCAAGATGGCCGAGAAGGTGAAGGCGATGAGCATGGAGGCGAAGGCCTCGGCGGCGATCATCGCCTCCCTGCCCTTCGTCGTCGCCGGGCTGGCCTACCTCACCAGCCCCGACTACATCTCGCTGCTCTGGACCACCTCGACCGGTCACATCGCGCTTGCCTGTTCGGCCGTGTGGATGGTGGTCGGGGTCTTCGTGATGAAGCAGATGATCAGCTTCGACATCTGA